A stretch of Vigna angularis cultivar LongXiaoDou No.4 chromosome 4, ASM1680809v1, whole genome shotgun sequence DNA encodes these proteins:
- the LOC108340997 gene encoding ornithine carbamoyltransferase, chloroplastic, whose amino-acid sequence MAVIPCHCYRTVASDKPYLSGHNLRHRAPFPSSSVSFRRRISCVASPAVTQKVALKDFLHIDDFDKDTILKMLDRAIEVKALLKSGDRSFRPFEGKTMSMIFTKPSMRTRVSFETGFSLLGGHAIYLGPDDIQMGKREETRDIARVLCRYNDIIMARVFAHQDILDLAKYATVPVINGLTDYNHPCQIMADALTMIEHIGRFEGTKVVYVGDGNNIVHSWLLMASVIPFHFVCACPKGFEPDAKTVEKARKAGISKIEITNDPKEAVKGADVVYSDVWASMGQKEEAEHRRQVFKGFQVNKDLMEMAGSKAFFMHCLPAERGVEVTDEVIEAPNSIVFPQAENRMHAQNAIMLHVLGK is encoded by the exons CTCTCCGGTCACAATCTCCGCCATCGCGCTCCTTTCCCCTCCTCCTCCGTTTCATTCCGCCGCCGAATATCGTGCGTCGCCTCTCCCGCAGTCACTC AGAAAGTTGCGTTGAAAGATTTTCTTCACATAGATGATTTTGATAAGGACACTATTTTGAAGATGCTGGATCGGGCCATTGAGGTAAAGGCGTTGCTTAAATCAGGGGACAGGTCCTTTCGACCTTTCGAGGGGAAGACCATGTCGATGATATTTACAAAGCCATCCATGAGAACGAGGGTTTCGTTCGAGACTGGCTTTTCGTTGTTAGGGGGGCATGCCATATACTTAGGACCTGATGATATCCAAATGGGCAAGCGAGAGGAGACTCGTGATATTGCTCGTGTTCTGTGTCGCTATAATGACATCATTATGGCTCGTGTTTTTGCCCATCAG gaCATACTTGATCTTGCAAAATATGCAACTGTGCCAGTCATCAATGGGTTGACGGACTACAACCATCCCTGCCAGATAATGGCTGATGCCCTTACTATGATTGAACACATTGGTCGGTTTGAAGGTACCAAG GTTGTCTACGTTGGAGATGGAAATAATATTGTTCACTCATGGCTGTTGATGGCATCTGTGATTCCATTTCACTTTGTTTGTGCTTGTCCGAAAGGATTTGAACCTGATGCAAAAACAGTTGAGAAGGCAAGGAAAGCTGGAATCAGCAAGATTGAGATAACTAATGACCCCAAAGAAGCTGTTAAAGGAGCCGATGTTGTGTATTCAGATGTCTGGGCCAGCATGGGGCAAAAGGAAGAAGCTGAACACCGGCGCCAAGTGTTTAAAGGTTTTCAG GTAAACAAAGATCTGATGGAAATGGCTGGTTCAAAGGCATTTTTCATGCATTGCTTACCAGCGGAAAGAGGGGTGGAGGTGACTGACGAAGTTATTGAAGCTCCAAATTCAATAGTCTTCCCGCAAGCTGAGAACCGAATGCATGCACAAAATGCCA